Sequence from the Gracilinanus agilis isolate LMUSP501 chromosome 6, AgileGrace, whole genome shotgun sequence genome:
gaTACTtctgtccaaatctttgtgatttgattagaggttttcttggcaatgactttggagtggtttgatatttccagctgcatctcattttacagataaggaaaatgaggtaattAGGTTTAAGTGACATGATCAGTTATATAACTATTTAAGTgaatgaggctggatttaaactcaagtcctaCTGACTCCATATCCATTACTCTACATATCCATGGACATTCACACATTGGTAAAGaggaaatgatatatttttaaaaaaaatgtatcaaaGAGGAGACATTTGTGGTTCAGTAGtaaaactttactttcttttgGAGAAGCTTTTTGGTGCTCATATGAGAGATCAGAAGGTAAGTGAATTTCAATGGGATTTTAGTAAATAATGAAGATAATATCCTGTGTTTCTCTATAGGTCACACTGAATTTGACAGCAAATCATTTTCACAAGACAGATAGAGAATGATGACTTATGGTGAAATAATGGGAATTATATACATGCAAGTTACTGGAGTTGGATTTCTATGGAACTGCGTCATTCTATTCCTAAACATCTATAATTTCCTCATTACTCATAGGACAAAACCTAAAAACCTAATTATCACCCATTTGGCCTTTTCCAATgctatatttcttctctttggggGAATACCCAGTGCAACAAGGATTTTGAGGGTCAAATGTTTACTGGAAGAGCTGGGAATTAGAATCATAACATATTGGCAGATAATAGGTCGAGGTCTCTCCCTAGATAGCACCTGTCTCTTGAGTGCCTTCCAGGCCATCACTATTAGTCCCAACAACTCCAGATGGGCACAGCTCAAAATCAGAGCACCAAAATGTATCACTCAGTGCATTCTTCTATTTTGGGTATTCAATCTACTTCTAAATGTGATGATATTTTTCCTCCAAATTAACCCCCCAAATAGCACAGACAGTAAATATGGATGCAACACTGGATATAGGATCCTAGATATAAATAACGAGAATTATGTAAAACTTAGAATCTTTGCATTTGTCCATGATTCTTTGTTTCTGTGTTTCATGACTTGTTCTAGTGTCTACATGGTTATAATACTGTACAGACATAAGAGGCATGTCAATCATATTCATAATAATAGTCGATCGATAAAAATATCCACTGAAACCAGAGCCACTCAAGCAATTGTGCTTCTAGTGAGCACCTTTGTTTTGTTTAATGTATTCAGTCCCATTTTTATGCTGTATATGTCCTATTTTAAATACTCAGTCACTTGGATTATACAAAcctcagtctttctctctctgggataTCCAACACTCAGCCCTTTTCTTCTGATCAGTGTTGATAAACAAATTCCCAGGTTTGTGctctgtaaggaattaaaatttagggtttgactaaatatatgagaatttaaTGATAATACTGTGGACacctgtttaaaaatattatagctcaagccaaaatgacttttggcaattttattttcaaaaaggtGGAAGgagtaaaaatagagaaatataaaacagggtagagaagatgtctagcctattaccctaaatgttgctctggtcccCAGGTCAGCCCAGAGGGATTGTtaatcctcagccagaggacccagtggtgAATTAAACAGGGGTTCTACCCATGTGGCCTCCTCTAAGAGGGGAAAtcctctccagaagccaggaaaggaggatCAGCTTCTGACTCACCCAAGTGAAGCTCCAAAGAAGAAGATCCAGAAGCATttttaccagaagcagtccaagagccagagtcaCAGGTTGAAGTTCTAAGTTGTAGCTCCAAGCCACAGTCctagtccaagatcctccaagcccAAGATTCAGGCCTAAGACCCTAGTCAAAGATGTTCAGgaatttttatagtcctttttccatatcacttcctgtccctttccctcttaacaggggtcaatcacagctttcaaattgccTGGCACTGTCTAAGGGTGTGGTGTGTATGAGATCCAGCTCacatcctctgaaggtgtcaacccTTATGAAAGGATTCATGAGTTTCTCATTGATTGgattaaaagggtggagctctccaaatAAGTGACTTATGAATaatcttacttgatggctaacaaagtgttaagtaggagtcAAGGAGGGGTTCCTTAGATTAACTCAAAATAggcagagaataaagaattccctttcacacttcACTGAAAGATTGAAAAGATATAAGACCTCTATCTCCCTGAAGTATAAATACAAAGAGAATGACTATATGGGCATACAGACTTGAAATGTTTCAAATGGAAGGAACATTGAAGAACATCAAAGCCACTCATGGAATATTCCTAAAAGTTAGAAGCAGGATTAATTGATCATGAAGAGacaattattttctcagttttaaGTCCTTTCTATATTTGGTAGATCATGAAAAATTCCAATGAATCTGAATTTACCTCTAAAGAACAAACCTTTTGGGGGGGGATAAAAGTGTGAGATTTCCTTAAGCTTGTGTGATACTAATCTAATACACTTTTTACTCCATTTCATTTATCCAGTAAAAGCCTTATTTTCAAGATATCATGTCAGTTTATGCCTATGCAAGTGTTCTCTAATCCTCTCTAGGAAGAGGTACTTTCTCTTGCAGTCCTGGTAATTTAATCTCCTGAATCAAGTTGTCAAGTAGAAACTCACTCTTTGTAAGATAGGATAAGCATTCTCAATTTCTGgactttatttcttgttttttttttttttttttcaattaggaacccatttggggttttatagatgaagatactgtagtagtttaacatttcctcctccagttcattttacaaaataggaaatagaaataagcataattaagtgatttatccagggtcacaaaacaaagaagtttctgaggtctcttATGAAATCAGGAACAGAAGTCTGCCTTAAACCAGGCAGAACACACTATCCCCTGCATAACCTAGTTGCATTCCAGGAATTGTTCTCATTATTAAGGGAAGATCAAAATGGTTTATAAAATATTCATCATGAGGTTTCATGttgtcatttgattttcataaaataaactaataaagagaATTTATGGCCCACAACTGTGGAGAATTGAGGACTAAACCAGGACTGGGTTGGTCCCAAATATGTTGCAGTAAATAGCCTCAGATGAAAAATACAATAAGAATATATTTGCAAAGCATATTGAAAACCTTATTAAAGACATTTTcaatggaaaagaatatgggacaAAGGAGATTGTGTATGCATATCCTCAAAGCTATATACCATAGAGAGAAAATACAGAGaataatgagaaggaaaactCCTAGGATTTCACAGGAGACAAATTActtgaaaagaacaaatattgaaGCCTATTATCTGAAGTATAAATTCAAAAAGAGCCACAGGTCAGACAATAATCAAAAGCAGGTATTGAGACTAAAGATAAAACCTAGGTAATCCCACTGTTTCTCTGCTCACTCTCTTCTGAACCCCTTACAACTTACCTTCCAATATTATCATTCCACCAAAAATGCTCTCTCCAAAATTCAGAATGATCTTTTAGTTTGCAAATCCACTAGATTTATCCCAG
This genomic interval carries:
- the LOC123252597 gene encoding vomeronasal type-1 receptor 1-like yields the protein MMTYGEIMGIIYMQVTGVGFLWNCVILFLNIYNFLITHRTKPKNLIITHLAFSNAIFLLFGGIPSATRILRVKCLLEELGIRIITYWQIIGRGLSLDSTCLLSAFQAITISPNNSRWAQLKIRAPKCITQCILLFWVFNLLLNVMIFFLQINPPNSTDSKYGCNTGYRILDINNENYVKLRIFAFVHDSLFLCFMTCSSVYMVIILYRHKRHVNHIHNNSRSIKISTETRATQAIVLLVSTFVLFNVFSPIFMLYMSYFKYSVTWIIQTSVFLSLGYPTLSPFLLISVDKQIPRFVLCKELKFRV